A window of Zingiber officinale cultivar Zhangliang chromosome 5A, Zo_v1.1, whole genome shotgun sequence contains these coding sequences:
- the LOC121981833 gene encoding peptidyl-prolyl cis-trans isomerase FKBP20-2, chloroplastic-like isoform X2, with product MYLISPFSSPSSVLASSTSRSFPGASAVPVRTSILASEQEQSSMLALSSASGKVKGSNPYNEKRLLEQNKKIQTANNAPDDFPNFVREGFQVKVVTSDKYVTTDSGLIYLDILVGKGDCPKEGQQVTFHYVGYNESGRRIDSTYLQDRPAKIRLGNKSLVPGFEEGIRDMRPGGKRRIIIPPELGPPVGPSTFFSAKQFEVFDIELLDVNDCQRRTIGFYSDVVCN from the exons ATGTACCTCATCTCTCCCTTCTCCTCGCCTTCTTCCGTGCTCGCTTCATCAACTTCCA GAAGTTTTCCAGGCGCTAGTGCGGTTCCTGTTAGGACTTCCATATTAGCGTCCGAGCAAGAACAAAG CTCTATGCTGGCGCTTTCTTCTGCCTCCGGGAAGGTGAAGGGTAGCAACCCTTACAATGAGAAGCGACTGCTCGAACAGAACAAGAAGATACAAACGGCCAACAATGCTCCTGATGATTTCCCCAATTTCGTTAGAGAAG GCTTTCAAGTTAAAGTAGTGACTTCAGATAAATATGTGACGACCGACTCCGGACTCATCTATCTGGATATACTGGTTGGTAAAGGTGATTGCCCAAAGGAGGGTCAACAG GTCACATTTCACTATGTTGGTTATAATGAATCAGGCCGTCGTATTGACAGCACTTACCTGCAAGACCGACCTGCTAAAATTCGACTAGGGAATAAATCATTGGTCCCAG GATTTGAGGAAGGAATAAGGGACATGAGACCAGGAGGGAAAAGAAGAATCATTATTCCTCCAGAACTAGGGCCTCCA GTAGGACCTTCGACATTCTTCAGCGCAAAGCAATTTGAAGTTTTTGATATAGAACTTCTTGATGTGAACGATTGCCAGAGAAGAACAATTGGATTTTACTCTGATGTCGTCTGTAATTGA
- the LOC121981832 gene encoding protein ROLLING AND ERECT LEAF 2-like has protein sequence MGCSASRVENEDCVRRCKERRRLMTEIVHSRHHLASAHADYLRSLRLTGSALTCFARGEPLAVSEHAQPVLLRSSAPASLPPPSPLPPPTPSTLPPPPPPVIPQLRRHQQQNHSSASPFPSPTVAASSANHFRIPSVGGHTQFPPVNWAYATTPSQSSSTWDWENFYPPSPPDSEFYERRKAELEEKNRLQRQVPLEEEADESDEEQDPGDEEGYGERKEELHCRDWGEHYRSTTSSSTRSDSEPELEEDVDNERNTFSRSENMAARSEYSGFASSQATPSEIASSAAAEAKSRLRPRLVVESSLARWNGGRREETSSTSAAAELTLAVRHHNLAEIAAALEEYFVKAADAGSAFSDLLEIGRAQFDGSFRQLKKKVYHSNSVLSTLSSSWTSKPPLAIRYSLDTSALEESDRGKSHGSTLERLLAWETKLYKEVKAREGVKIEHEKKLSTLQSLECKGKVDAKLDKTKASIKKLQSLIIVTSQAVTTTSTAIAEVRDDELAPQLVQICYALLNMWRKVNQFHETQNHIVQQVRGLVNSASNGESTSNLHRLATRDLEAAVSAWHSSFNRLVKYHRDYVRALYGWLKLTLRQVSSDNPQRDHYSPIANELTTFCDEWKQALDRLPDTVLSEAVKSFMNVIHVIYTKQAEELKIKKRAETYSKELDKKSTALRNIEKKYYQSYSMVGLALPGGGHDNDGQVFDMRDPLAEKKSEVAACRRKVEEEITRHAKAVEVTRSLTLNNIQTGLPGVFQALTGFSRMVVEAMEGVCRRAGSA, from the exons ATGGGATGCTCGGCGTCGAGGGTGGAGAACGAGGACTGCGTGCGGCGCTGCAAGGAGCGGCGCCGCCTGATGACGGAGATCGTCCACTCCCGCCACCACCTCGCCTCCGCCCACGCGGACTACCTCCGTTCGCTCCGCCTTACTGGCTCCGCCCTCACCTGCTTCGCTCGGGGTGAGCCCCTGGCCGTCTCCGAACACGCCCAGCCCGTCCTCCTCCGCTCCTCCGCCCCCGCCTCCCTCCCCCCGCCCAGCCCACTTCCCCCTCCGACTCCCTCTACTCTACCGCCGCCACCACCGCCGGTGATACCACAACTCCGCCGCCACCAGCAGCAAAATCACTCTTCGGCTTCCCCCTTTCCTTCTCCCACTGTCGCTGCTTCTTCCGCCAACCACTTCCGCATACCCTCGGTTGGCGGACACACCCAGTTCCCACCGGTGAACTGGGCGTACGCTACCACCCCCTCCCAGTCCTCATCCACCTGGGACTGGGAGAACTTTTACCCTCCTTCGCCCCCGGACTCAGAGTTCTACGAGCGTAGGAAGGCCGAACTCGAGGAGAAGAATCGCCTGCAACGCCAGGTTCCCTTGGAAGAAGAAGCGGACGAATCTGATGAGGAGCAGGATCCGGGAGATGAAGAAGGATACGGAGAACGAAAAGAAGAGCTCCACTGCCGTGACTGGGGCGAGCATTACCGGAGCACCACCAGCTCATCCACCAGATCCGACAGCGAGCCGGAGCTAGAGGAGGACGTAGACAACGAGAGGAATACCTTTTCCCGATCCGAGAACATGGCCGCCAGATCTGAGTACAGCGGATTCGCATCTAGTCAGGCGACGCCGTCGGAGATTGCTTCTTCTGCGGCCGCGGAGGCGAAGTCGCGGCTGCGGCCGAGGTTGGTGGTGGAATCGTCGTTGGCCAGATGGAATGGAGGCCGTCGGGAGGAGACATCATCCACCTCCGCCGCCGCTGAGTTGACGTTGGCAGTGCGCCACCACAATCTGGCGGAAATTGCTGCAGCCCTCGAGGAGTATTTCGTCAAGGCTGCCGACGCCGGCAGCGCCTTCTCAGATCTCCTTGAGATTGGCCGTGCCCAGTTCGATGGTAGCTTCAGGCAGCTCAAGA AGAAGGTGTACCACTCGAACAGTGTGCTGAGCACGCTATCCTCAAGCTGGACGTCCAAACCACCATTAGCAATTCGGTACAGCCTGGACACGTCTGCATTGGAAGAGTCTGACCGAGGGAAGAGCCATGGATCTACTTTGGAGCGGCTCTTGGCTTGGGAGACTAAGCTCTATAAGGAGGTGAAG GCTAGAGAAGGCGTGAAGATTGAGCATGAGAAGAAACTTTCGACATTACAGAGCCTGGAATGCAAGGGAAAGGTGGATGCTAAACTGGACAAGACCAAGGCTTCGATCAAGAAGTTACAGTCATTAATCATAGTGACATCTCAAGCTGTCACTACTACATCAACTGCGATAGCTGAAGTCCGTGATGATGAACTTGCTCCACAACTTGTCCAGATCTGTTATGC GCTTTTGAATATGTGGAGGAAAGTGAACCAGTTTCATGAAACCCAGAACCATATTGTGCAACAAGTCCGAGGTCTTGTGAATAGTGCTTCTAATGGTGAATCAACATCTAACTTGCATAGGCTAGCGACTCGTGACCTTGAGGCTGCTGTCTCAGCATGGCATTCAAGCTTCAACCGACTTGTGAAATATCATCGTGACTATGTCCGTGCCTTGTATGGCTGGCTTAAGCTTACACTTCGTCAAGTCAGCAGTGACAACCCTCAGAGAGATCATTATTCACCTATCGCAAATGAACTCACCACCTTCTGTGATGAGTGGAAGCAAGCTCTAGATAGGTTGCCTGATACTGTACTCTCTGAGGCTGTAAAGAGTTTCATGAACGTCATCCATGTCATTTACACAAAGCAGGCAGAAGAGTTGAAGATTAAGAAACGAGCTGAAACTTACTCAAAAGAGCTCGACAAGAAGTCCACAGCACTGAGAAATATTGAGAAAAAATATTACCAATCATACTCAATGGTTGGTCTTGCGCTTCCTGGTGGGGGGCATGACAATGATGGACAAGTATTTGACATGCGTGATCCATTGGCTGAGAAAAAGTCAGAGGTTGCAGCATGTCGGAGAAAGGTCGAAGAGGAGATCACAAGGCACGCAAAGGCAGTTGAGGTCACAAGATCATTGACCCTTAACAATATACAGACTGGCCTCCCTGGTGTGTTTCAGGCATTGACGGGGTTCTCTAGAATGGTTGTCGAAGCTATGGAAGGTGTTTGCCGTCGAGCTGGATCGGCTTGA
- the LOC121981834 gene encoding zinc finger CCCH domain-containing protein 3-like: MPLGKYHCDYCDKQFQDTPGARKRHLQGLSHQRARALWYDSFKEPHGVSPLFQPDGSLAKGVCHHFVRSGVCKYGDACKYFHPKPDSLNHARYVTELSYHPDMLPFQNSSVTNFQLRENLSGTSTIMNQAGISWGNLPPSLRPPPPDGGHPLPFVDWG; the protein is encoded by the exons ATGCCACTCGGGAAGTACCACTGCGACTACTGCGATAAGCAGTTCCAAGACACGCCGGGCGCCCGCAAGCGCCACCTCCAGGGCCTCAGCCACCAGCGCGCCCGCGCCCTTTGGTACGACTCCTTCAAAG agccgcatggagtatctCCTCTTTTCCAGCCTGATGGAAGCCTGGCTAAGGGGGTTTGCCACCACTTTGTCCGATCT GGGGTTTGCAAGTATGGGGACGCATGCAAGTATTTTCACCCGAAGCCGGATTCGCTCAATCATGCACGTTACGTGACAG AGCTGAGCTACCACCCAGACATGCTACCATTTCAGAATAGTTCGGTTACTAATTTTCAATTAAGGGAGAATTTATCAG GCACATCAACTATCATGAATCAGGCAGGAATTTCCTGGGGTAACTTGCCTCCATCATTAAGACCACCACCTCCAGATGGTGGTCATCCTCTTCCGTTTGTTGATTGGGGATAA
- the LOC121981833 gene encoding peptidyl-prolyl cis-trans isomerase FKBP20-2, chloroplastic-like isoform X1 codes for MYLISPFSSPSSVLASSTSRSFPGASAVPVRTSILASEQEQRLGFEHDFVSRSTWAGDRRDRNRRRDLLFVSLISYSSMLALSSASGKVKGSNPYNEKRLLEQNKKIQTANNAPDDFPNFVREGFQVKVVTSDKYVTTDSGLIYLDILVGKGDCPKEGQQVTFHYVGYNESGRRIDSTYLQDRPAKIRLGNKSLVPGFEEGIRDMRPGGKRRIIIPPELGPPVGPSTFFSAKQFEVFDIELLDVNDCQRRTIGFYSDVVCN; via the exons ATGTACCTCATCTCTCCCTTCTCCTCGCCTTCTTCCGTGCTCGCTTCATCAACTTCCA GAAGTTTTCCAGGCGCTAGTGCGGTTCCTGTTAGGACTTCCATATTAGCGTCCGAGCAAGAACAAAGGTTAGGGTTTGAACACGATTTTGTTTCTCGCAGTACCTGGGCAGGCGATCGTAGGGATAGAAACCGGAGGAGGGATCTTCTTTTTGTTTCGTTGATTTCCTACAGCTCTATGCTGGCGCTTTCTTCTGCCTCCGGGAAGGTGAAGGGTAGCAACCCTTACAATGAGAAGCGACTGCTCGAACAGAACAAGAAGATACAAACGGCCAACAATGCTCCTGATGATTTCCCCAATTTCGTTAGAGAAG GCTTTCAAGTTAAAGTAGTGACTTCAGATAAATATGTGACGACCGACTCCGGACTCATCTATCTGGATATACTGGTTGGTAAAGGTGATTGCCCAAAGGAGGGTCAACAG GTCACATTTCACTATGTTGGTTATAATGAATCAGGCCGTCGTATTGACAGCACTTACCTGCAAGACCGACCTGCTAAAATTCGACTAGGGAATAAATCATTGGTCCCAG GATTTGAGGAAGGAATAAGGGACATGAGACCAGGAGGGAAAAGAAGAATCATTATTCCTCCAGAACTAGGGCCTCCA GTAGGACCTTCGACATTCTTCAGCGCAAAGCAATTTGAAGTTTTTGATATAGAACTTCTTGATGTGAACGATTGCCAGAGAAGAACAATTGGATTTTACTCTGATGTCGTCTGTAATTGA
- the LOC121980024 gene encoding uncharacterized protein LOC121980024, whose product MASSSSSASSSSFFYTPVNFVISVRDLLLFHKADRAAYDRLVTLGTSPTVARNVVALLMWLENTGIDALAHLRLHASNPAVVLRLVADAEAILNCVRSDGPPRQPPALGALGAIPLIATLGSHPLDLHFFHRHRDAAVQGLTYHLIRIGPVIFHDGLQATLASYDAAEAEARRRNLSPPPLPPELARPYMDAVAELSTAAEDERSIFITFSRGYPLSQGDIEEYFSSKWGKCVEKVTVARSASAVAPVYGKVVFKNVAYLGLVLNGMDLVKFTIKGK is encoded by the exons atggcttcttcttcttcttctgcttcctCCTCCTCGTTTTTCTACACGCCGGTCAATTTTGTTATTTCGGTCCGCGACCTGCTCCTCTTCCACAAGGCCGACCGCGCCGCCTACGACCGGTTGGTCACCCTCGGCACCTCCCCCACCGTCGCCCGCAATGTCGTCGCTCTACTCATGTGGCTCGAGAACACTGGCATCGACGCCCTCGCCCACCTCCGCCTCCACGCCAGCAACCCCGCCGTCGTTCTCCGCCTCGTCGCCGACGCCGAGGCCATCCTCAATTGCGTTCGCAGCGACGGGCCCCCACGCCAGCCCCCCGCCCTAGGAGCCCTCGGCGCCATCCCCCTCATCGCCACCCTCGGCTCCCACCCGCTCGACCTCCACTTTTTCCACCGCCACCGCGATGCCGCCGTGCAGGGCCTCACCTACCACCTCATCCGTATCGGCCCGGTAATTTTCCACGACGGCCTGCAAGCCACCTTGGCCTCGTACGACGCGGCGGAGGCGGAAGCCCGCAGGCGGAACCTGTCGCCGCCTCCGCTACCGCCGGAGCTGGCGAGGCCCTACATGGACGCCGTCGCGGAGCTGTCGACGGCGGCGGAGGACGAACGATCCATCTTCATCACCTTCTCCAGGGGATATCCTCTGTCCCAAGGGGACATCGAGGAGTACTTCAGTAG TAAGTGGGGAAAGTGCGTGGAGAAAGTGACGGTGGCGCGGTCGGCGTCGGCGGTGGCGCCGGTGTACGGAAAGGTGGTGTTCAAAAACGTGGCCTATCTGGGACTGGTGCTCAACGGCATGGACCTGGTCAAGTTTACTATAAAGGGAAAGTAG
- the LOC121983247 gene encoding galactinol synthase 1-like: protein MAGEIVDKVSPLGKMKQAPMTAAAYVTFLAGDGDYVKGVVGLAKGLRKVGSAYPLVVAMLPDVPESHRRLLVSQGCIVRAIEPVYPPESQTQFAMAYYVINYSKLRIWEFVEYKKIVYLDADIQVYENIDYLFDLPDGRFYAVMDCFCEKTWSHTPQYEIGYCQQCPDKVAWPARELGRPPPSLYFNAGMFVHEPSLATCESLLATLKITPPTPFAEQDFLNMFFEDIYEPIPLIYNLVLAMLWRHPENVELEKVKVVHYCAAGSKPWRYTGKEANMDREDIKSLVKKWWGVYNDESLDYKPTALVMVAATTEVDEGLKQAPLLAALSKAGAANYVAAPSAA from the exons ATGGCGGGGGAGATAGTTGATAAGGTGTCGCCTCTCGGGAAGATGAAACAGGCGCCGATGACGGCGGCGGCGTACGTGACGTTCCTGGCCGGAGACGGCGATTACGTGAAGGGCGTTGTGGGACTGGCAAAGGGGTTGAGGAAGGTAGGATCCGCGTACCCGTTGGTTGTGGCCATGCTCCCCGACGTGCCGGAGAGCCACCGCCGTCTCCTCGTCTCTCAGGGCTGCATCGTGCGTGCGATCGAGCCGGTTTACCCGCCGGAGAGCCAGACCCAGTTCGCCATGGCGTATTACGTCATCAACTACTCCAAGCTCCGCATCTGGgag TTCGTGGAGTACAAGAAGATCGTGTACCTGGACGCGGACATTCAGGTGTACGAGAACATCGATTACCTGTTCGATCTGCCCGACGGCCGCTTCTACGCGGTGATGGATTGCTTCTGCGAGAAGACGTGGAGCCACACGCCGCAGTACGAGATCGGCTACTGCCAGCAGTGCCCCGACAAGGTGGCATGGCCTGCCCGAGAGCTCGGGCGGCCGCCGCCCTCCCTCTATTTCAACGCCGGCATGTTCGTGCACGAGCCCAGCCTCGCCACCTGCGAGTCTCTGCTCGCCACCCTCAAGATCACACCTCCCACCCCCTTTGCAGAGCAG GATTTCCTAAACATGTTCTTCGAGGACATCTACGAGCCAATCCCTCTGATCTACAACCTGGTGTTGGCGATGCTCTGGAGGCATCCGGAGAATGTGGAACTGGAAAAGGTCAAAGTGGTTCACTACTGCGCTGCG GGGTCGAAGCCCTGGAGGTACACTGGAAAGGAGGCGAACATGGATCGGGAGGACATCAAATCGCTGGTGAAGAAATGGTGGGGCGTATACAACGACGAGAGCCTGGACTACAAACCGACGGCTTTGGTGATGGTCGCTGCGACGACGGAGGTGGACGAGGGGCTGAAGCAGGCGCCGTTGCTCGCGGCGCTGTCGAAGGCCGGGGCGGCTAACTACGTGGCGGCTCCCTCGGCAGCGTGA